From a single Aricia agestis chromosome 17, ilAriAges1.1, whole genome shotgun sequence genomic region:
- the LOC121735635 gene encoding uncharacterized protein LOC121735635: MSLSTAVLYMECQHATVVYYDRNYLSDVVFTSKRYKRENPIYFQTVSGKLLKYADNSYTLHFYIYELLSNTYKRSFIEVNANFCDFMSKDNIFSRSLKSANFKLFTQCPIPPGEYHLDNMTTPFGPFLKGFPFKQGRIYFNVTRNDKVLASAYADMRIKEMAAKEFYKYIAVRTTT, from the exons atgtctctgagtacggcg GTACTTTACATGGAATGCCAGCATGCTACTGTGGTTTATTATGATCGAAATTACCTGTCCGATGTTGTTTTCACCTCAAAAAGGTATAAACGCGAGAACCCAATATACTTTCAGACCGTTAGCGGCAAATTGCTTAAATACGCGGATAACTCCTACACC cttCATTTTTACATATATGAGCTGTTGTCTAACACGTATAAGCGTAGTTTCATAGAAGTGAATGCAAATTTCTGCGATTTTATGAGTAAAGATAACATTTTTTCGCGATCTCTCAAATCAGCCAACTTCAAGTTGTTCACGCAATGTCCTATACCACCG GGAGAATACCACTTGGACAACATGACGACCCCGTTCGGACCGTTCTTGAAAGGATTTCCATTCAAACAGGGACGAATATATTTCAACGTTACTAGAAACGACAAAGTCCTTGCAAGTGCATACGCAGACATGCGTATTAAAGAAATGGCGGCAAAAGAGTTCTACAAATACATAGCTGTTCGAACAACAACAtag
- the LOC121735373 gene encoding guanine nucleotide-binding protein subunit beta-like protein translates to MTETLKVRGVLIGHNGWVTQIATNPKYPDMILSSSRDKTLIVWKLTRDETGYGVPQKRLYGHSHFISDVVLSSDGNYALSGSWDKTLRLWDLAAGKTTRRFEDHTKDVLSVAFSVDNRQIVSGSRDKTIKLWNTLAECKYTIQDDGHSDWVSCVRFSPNQANPIIVSAGWDRAVKVWHLTNCKLKTNHLGHSGYLNTVTVSPDGSLCASGGKDMKAMLWDLNDGKHLHTLDHNDIITALCFSPNRYWLCAAFGPNIRIWDLESKEMVEELKPEIITKQNQSENPEPPNCLSLAWSTDGQTLFAGYSDNIIRVWQVSVSAR, encoded by the exons ATGACTGAAACTTTAAAAGTTAGAGGAGTGCTTATTGGACACAATGGGTGGGTTACGCAAATTGCGACAAACCCAAAATACCCTGATATGATTTTGTCTTCTTCCAGAG ACAAGACCCTCATCGTTTGGAAACTCACTAGGGACGAAACCGGCTACGGTGTCCCACAAAAGCGTCTGTATGGTCACTCCCACTTCATCTCGGACGTGGTGCTGTCCAGCGACGGCAACTACGCCCTGTCCGGCTCGTGGGACAAGACCCTGCGACTCTGGGATCTCGCCGCGGGCAAGACCACTAGGCGTTTCGAAGACCATACTAAG gaTGTACTGTCTGTGGCATTCTCCGTGGACAACCGTCAGATTGTGTCTGGCTCCCGGGACAAGACCATCAAGCTGTGGAACACTCTTGCAGAGTGCAAGTACACCATTCAGGATGATGGCCATTCTGACTGGGTGTCCTGCGTGCGCTTCTCGCCAAACCAGGCTAACCCCATCATCGTCTCTGCTGGCTGGGACCGTGCTGTCAAG GTATGGCACTTGACCAACTGCAAGCTAAAGACCAACCACCTGGGTCATTCTGGCTACCTTAACACGGTGACGGTCTCCCCTGATGGCTCCTTGTGCGCGTCCGGTGGCAAGGACATGAAGGCCATGCTCTGGGACCTGAACGATGGCAAGCACCTCCATACCCTCGACCACAACGACATCATCACCGCTCTCTGCTTCTCGCCCAACAGATATTGGCTCTGCGCTGCATTCGGACCTAACATCAGAATTTGG GATCTTGAAAGCAAGGAAATGGTTGAGGAACTCAAGCCCGAAATCATCACAAAACAGAACCAATCAGAGAATCCCGAGCCGCCTAACTGTCTGTCCCTGGCCTGGtctacggacggacagacgctGTTCGCTGGTTACTCCGACAACATAATCCGAGTCTGGCAGGTCTCAGTGTCAGCCCGATAA